The stretch of DNA CTACCGGCGTGGTGTGCATCCCGTCGTCTGGCGAGACCTTCTCGCGCGCCGACTCGAGCGCGATGGCGCATGGGCCGAAGGTGTGCCCCTGACCCGAGAGGCGGTACTCGCGTTGACGCTGCGCGTTCAGGAGTGGCTCGTGGACGAACCTGCATCTTTGGAGAGCGCGACGGCGGGGCGCGTGCTGCGGGAGTTGCACCGACTCGTCGAGGGAGCCGATCTCGCACGCAACGAGATCCTGCTCGACCTCGACGCCGCGCTGGGTGAGGAGCCCGAGGACCGCGTTCGGTTCATGCGTCTGCGTTTGCGGCGGCGCCTCGGGACGAAGGCGTCGAACGCTACGGACGAGATGATCGCCGCTGCGCTTGCTGGGTGGTCGCCAGCGAAGGCGGGCGAGGCATCGCATCCGCGATGGAAGCCAGTCGTCGACCTCCTGCGAACTCTCGGCTTCGTCGAGGTGGACGTGAAGACGATCCCGCGGCGGTGGCGCGCCTTGATGACCAAACGAAGACAGACCCCGGCACGCTGAGATCCGCCCTCCCCGGCGATCCTGGCGCCGTCCCCGGCGAATCGATGTCAGCTCCACGGAGCCGTCGTCCTGAGTCAGCTTTCTCGCATGGCGAAACGGCGACAAGAGACGGCGAGCAGGGGAGCGACGACACGCGAGGGGGTCAAGGCGAAGTCGATGGGGCGAGAGGTCCGAGTGATTCTTGAACCTCTCGCGGCGCTCGTCGGAAAGTTCGTGGCAGGCGAACTCCGCGCGATGACGGCTGGCACCGAATCGTCGCGGTACTACACGGCGCAGACGAGTCCACTCCCGCGCAAGGCATTCTTGGCGGCGGCCCGCGCCGACTACTTCCCGAGCTTCGTCATCAAGCGACGCGTCTACGCGCTGCGCGACGACGTTCATCGGTTCATCGAGTCGCGACGGCGGACACCATCGGCGGTCCCTGCGGGAACGAGAACGGACGACGACGAGATCGGACGTCTCCTCGACGAGGCAAACCTCCGGCGTCGGAGGCAACGATGAAGCGCTGGAAGGTGCAGCGGGCGGGAGCCTGCCCGAGCGAGTACGATCCGCTGGTCGGCGAGCGACGCGCGGCGGGCGAGGGACGGGAGACGGCGAAGCGAAACGCCAGTGGTCGGCGAGGGAAGAAGCCATTGAAGGCGACCGCGAAGACGCGAGCTTCGCTGCGCACGATGACGGTCAGCGAGTTCGCGGAGCTGTTTCCGGTTCATTCTGCGACGTGGGAGCGCTTGCCCGGCCAGAGCGACGGCGACCTCGTTCAATCGTATCGCCCGTGGGACTGGTGGATCACGCTGACGTTCAGGCACGTCGTCAGCGGAGCGTTCGCGCTGTCGTTGCTGAAGGAGTGGGCGCAGGGTCTCGCTCGCGAGATGAAGACGCACCTGTCTCTCGCGGTCGGAATGGAGCTTCAGCAACGCGAGGCGCCGCACTTCCACGTGCTCCTTCACGTCCACCAGAACGCGGACCGCTTCGATCCGAAGCTCGCCGAGGAGCGGTGGCGCGATCTCAGCAAGCGGTGCGGGACGGTGAACAAGTTCGAGCCCTTCGATCCCGAGCGACGTGGCGGGGAGTACCTCACCAAGGATGGTGCGTGGGGCTTCCTCGTCGCGTGCCCGCGATGGTCGGCGTGTCGACGACGAGGCTGCGTCGTCGATCCCCACGCCTGGTGAAGCGATTCATCTCAGCATCGCCGCGCAGCGTGGAATGAGCCTGGCTCTCTACGATTCGTGCGCCGTGTTCGTCGTCGGTCCTCTTGTATGGGGATTGATCCGTCCTTCTTGGAGTGCATGCAGCGGGATGATCCTGTTGATGTCTCCCTCGGTGGGGCAGAGCGATCACCCTCGCTTGATCCGCGTGGCCGTCGCAGCTCGTGTCTTCTTCTTCGGCGGTCGCCCGCGACGAGGTTCAGGCAGTGCGGCCTTGCGAAAGAAGCGACCCGGCGAGACCTCCAGCGCACGAGCGAGGATGTCGAGCGTGACCAAGCCGAAGTCCATCCGCCCGCTTTCTGCTCGCTGGAGTTGACGCAGCTCCATGTCCGCGATCTCCGCAAGTGCCGCCTGCGTGAGTCCACGTCGCTGGCGAAGCGAGCGAAGGTTCGCGGCGACCTTCTGAAGGACATCTTCGCCGCGTGTTCGCGCCATCTTGAACGCGGTTACCTCTCGACGGACAGAGGTAAAACGACTGAACAGACGCAATGATTGACGTCATCTCATGCGCGTCCCTACGATCCCTCGATCGGCGATGAACACCGATTCGGGCGTGCGTGAGGAGGCGAGCGATGAGCATGAAGATCGGGCGATGCTTGATGGGGATGGCGGTTCTTTGCGCCATGGAGACCGGGTGCAAAGCTAAAGGTGTGACGTCCACCGCTGATGCAGGGGACCAAACCCCGACGAGCATCGTGAGCGCAGCGACACCGAAAACGGCGCCGCGAAAGCTCCCGCCCGATCCATCGCCCTACCTCTCGGCGAAAGCCTCGGAGGCGCCGGCGCTCGAGGCGGAGCTCGTAGCGGACAAGTCGTACACGACGATCTGGGACGAGAAGCATCTGGACGATCGCAACCTCGTCTTCAGCGCCATCTCCGAGCTCCTGATCACCGAGGAGCTTGAGAGCGATCGAGTCTTCATCCCGGAGAACCTCGTGAAGGAGCTCGAGCGGCGGAAGCTGATGAACATGGTCTTGAAGGTGAGCGCGATCATCCCGAGGACGGGCGCGCTCCCTGGCGACTTCGCTGCGAAGGCGAAGGGATCGATCTCGAGCCTGGCATCCGAGCCGCGTCACGGAGTCTGGTCGCCGAAGAAGGCGGGAACAGCTCCGATCGACTTCGCCGGACTCGCGTACTACCTCAACCCCGAAGACGCCGACTACATGCGCGAGTTCATCACCGCGCGAAGCGGCGGCCCGATAGGTTGGGAAAACTCCGCGAAGCCGGTACGACCGTATCTCGTTCGAGAACGAGCAGCCCTCGAGCGCCTTGCGTTGATCGGGACGCTCACGACGGACGAGGCGGCGCGACTCGCCGAGTTGAAGGCGTCGAAGCTCGGTGACGCTCCGCCCGAGGAGATCGATCTCGCGAAGCTACTGAAGGAGTACGGCAGCAACGAAGTTCGAGCCGATGACTCCTTCAAGGGACACGTCGTCGAGTTCGGCGGCGTCGCGGGTGCGCTCGAACGTGGCACCATCGGCGGGATCACCCTCGCGATCGGCACGGGTAAGGCGTTCGAGCATCCCCAAGTGCATTGTTTCTTCGAGCGAACGCAGACCGAGAAAGTGAAGGCGCTCAACAAGGGCGACCGCGTGCGCGTTCGCGGGAAGGTCGACGGGCTCGTGATGAACGTGATCATCCGGTACTGCGAGCTCGTCGAGTGACGAGGGCGGCGACGGCAACGGGCCTCTCGAGGCGTGTGGCGGATGGACGGTGCGGTCAGGGGTTTGGAGGCCACTTTCGGCTATTGAAAAGCAAGAGACCCGCGAGGAGGAGGGGCAAAGGAGGCAGCGAATGGACGCATCTGCGCCGAAGAAGAGGGCGGAGCCTCGAACTTCTCTCGAGTCCGCCCGTTCAGAAACCCGCGAGGTTGATGCCGGTCGTTCGTCGTCGCGGCTACCCCTGAGCGCACGATCTGGCAGTGGCCGCTTTGCGTCCGGGCTCCCAGCCTCGCACGCCGATCAGGGGCGCACGCGACGGTAGGACATCTGGCGCCCGCGGAAGTACGGAGCGAGTTCGCGGGCGGGCATCTCGCCGTTCATGATCGCGAGGCATTCCTCGACTTCGCGACGAAGCAGCTCCTCGCACGGGTACGAGCAGACGATCGACGTGGCGCGCATCGGGAGGATCTTCGTGCAGCCTCGCGCCCGACATCGCATGGGGTAGCCGCTCGCCGTACGAAGCGTGTAGCCGTGACCTGGATGAGCGCCAGCGGGATGAACGCGGGGACGACCACGGGGTCTCCGCATGATCACCTTGCACGCCTTCGGGATCGTGATCGACGTGCGCTCGCCCCGGTAGACCGCTTCGAGCTGTTCGCGCAGCGACTGCATGACGCCAGCGTAGCGTCGGCGCGCGTGACGTGGATGGCGCCGGGTGATGGCGCCACGCTGCGACGCCTCTCCGTGGTCCGCGGCGGAGGTCTCGGGACGCACTATCCTACATGGTGGGATACTTCGGAAAGCGCCGTTCGTGGTGGGACGCGTTTGGATCCCCTTTCCGGGCGCCAGGACGCCCCTGGAGCGCCCCGGATGCGGGAGGCGAGGGGGGACCTACCAACGCGAGGACGGGCGCGTCCTGGTGCGTTCTCCGACTCCCGAGGTTTTCCACACCCCGTGACGCCGTGTAACGACCGTGGGGTTGGAACACGGTGGGAAGAGGTGAAAGTCTTCATGTTGTAACAGATGAAAACAATCAACCATCCACGAAAACAGGCTGGCGACCCTGCGATCGGCGTCGCTCTGATGCGTGTCTCCACCGACGAACAGCACCTCGGACCGGAGGCGCAGCGCGCGGCGATCTCGAGCTGGGCAACCCGTGAGGGCGTGAACGTCATCGCCTGGCACCTGGAAGCGGGCGTTAGCGGCGCGACCCCGCTTGAACAGCGAACCATCCTCCTTCGCGCCATCGACGACCTGAAGATGCATCGCGCGGGTCACCTGGTGATCGCGAAGAGAGATCGGATTGGTCGCGATGTCGTCATCGTCGCGGCCATTGAGCGTCTCGTTGAGCGATGCGGGGCGCGCGTGTCGGCGGCCGACGGGACGAGCGCGGCCAACGGACCGGAGGGTCTTCTCCTTCGAGGGATCATCGACGTCTTCGCTCAATACGAACGGCTTCTGATTGCCTCACGGACACGCGCCGCTCTCGCCGCCAAGCGTGCGAGGGGTGAACGCGCTGGCGCCGTGCCCTTCGGCTTCGCGCTCGCCGACGACCGGCGCACCCTGGTTGACTGCCCGAAGGAGCGGCACGTCATCGAGTACGTGAGGAGGCGCCGTAGCGATGGCGTCAGCCTCCGGGCGATTGTCGCAGAGTGCGAGTTGAAGGGGTTCACCTCTCGCACGGGACGTCCGTTCGCCCTCCGGCAGGTTGCAGTCATGGCGAGGGAGGCGCGATGACGGCGAAGATCGACGTGCCCGATTCCGCTGCGTACTCTGGAACGCCGATGGCAGCGAAGAAGAAGGCGGCGAAGTTCAGCGAGATGATCGCAATCCGGGTTCTCCCCGAGGACTACGAGCGGCTGGATGTCCTCGCCGAACGTCTTCCGTTCGTCTCGAGGCACGCCCTCGCCCGCGCCGCGCTGAAGATCGGTCTCTCCGCCCTGGAGGACGACCCGAAGCGACTGCTCGACGAAGAGATGGTGACGACCCCAGCACGCAAGCGAGCCCCCATGGGGCGTGGGAGGGGTTAACTTGGCTCACCCCTACAGATGGTCCGGGTCACCTCTCCGAGTTGGCCAAGGATGGCGCCCGAGGACCGGCCTACGAAGAAGAACGCGTTTACCTCTTCGGAGCGCGTGAGATGCCGCGGAAGGCGACAGGGACCGTCGTTTGGGACAAGGATCATTACAAGGCGCGCATCACGCTCAAGGACGGGACGCGCCCGTACGTCCACTTCCGCCAAGATTTGAGCAAAGAGGAGGCGGAAGCGAAGGCGAAGGCCGCTTCGGAGCGTGCTCGTCGCGAGAATCGTGTGAAGGTGGCGCGCGGGGCCGAGCGCGATCTCACGTCGGACGAGAAGGTCGAGACGTGGTGCGAGCGGTGGCTTGCCGATCGCGAGTCGCGCGGTCTCGCCGATACGGACAACGTTCGCTGGTGCCTCGGTAAGTATGTGCTGAAGAAGTTCGGCGACGACGCCATGTCCGAGATCACGCGCGACGATGTCGAGTCGATCGTCGAAGACCTCGACCGGCTCATCGCGAACGGTGACATCGCGTGGAAGACGGCGGCGAACGCGTGGAGCGTGGTGACGACGATGTTCGCCGATGCCGTGAGCTCGAAGACGCGAGCGTTGCGAGTCCTCACGGTCAATCCATGTCTCAGTGTTCGAGGCCCCGACCGCGGCGGGAAGAAGGCGAAGAGCTACCTCTACCCGAACGAGCTCCTTCAGGTCGTCTCGTCGAAGGACGTGCCGCTCGCCGATCGACGCCTCATCGCGCTCGCGGTGTACCTCTTCGTTCGCCCTGGCGAGCTCGAGGCGCTCCAGTGGGAAGACGTCGATCTCGAACATCAGGTGGTGGACATCCACTCGTCGCTCGATCGGAAGAAGGGCGCGGTGACGACCACGAAGACGAAGACGCCACGTCGCAATCCGATCGAGCCGACGTTGATGCCGCTCCTCAAGGTGATGCACAAGCAGGCGGGTGGGACGGGGCGCGTCGCACCGCCGATGCTCGCGAAGCTGGCGCCGTTCCTTCATCGGTGTCTCGAGGCGGCGAAGGTGAAGCGCTCCGTCTTGTTCGCGAATACGAAGACGCAGAAGCGGATCACGTTCTACGACCTGCGTGCGACCGGCATCACGTGGATGGCGGTTCGAGGTGACAAGCCGCAGGTGATCAAGAGGAGGGCGGGGCACAACCGCTACGAGACGACCGAGGGCTACATCCGCGAGGCGGAGAACCTCGACCCTGCGACGTTCGGCACGCCGTTCCCGCCTCTTCCGCGGTCGCTCTTGGGCCTGCCAGACGACCCTGAATCGTCCCCGGAATCGTCTTCAGGTGGACGTAGAAACGCCTCGCGACCTAGAAAACAAGGTGCGAGGCGTGGTGGAGGCGCCGGGAATCGAACCCGGGTCCGAAAATTTCGAGGCCAGCTGCGTCTACGTGCGTATTCGGCCTATTGGGTCGTCTCAGTTTGCGCGGGCCGACGCGCTCGCACTGGGACTAGGCACCTGTTTGATCTCGCCTCGGCCCCGGTGTCCCGGGCTCTGGCTAGCCAGCTTGTTGACGGGCTTCCGCGGGCGCTGGCGGGCCCATCGGTCGACCGGCTTTCAGACCTGCTGTTTAGGCAGCGAGAGCGATTGCGTTGTCGTTCGCAATTATGGTTCCCGTCGAGTTTTTACGTGGTTCGTCGAGCCCCACGGCACGCAGCAAGTTGGTCGAGATCTCCGTCGAAACCGATCGCCCCCATGGCGATGAGCCTCCACAACGTAGGTGCGACAGCGGCTCGATGCAAGGGTGCGCGGTCAGGATGGCGGCGCTGGAGGAGCGGCCGTCGTAGATGCTCTCGACGAGCTCGGCGGTGCGCTTCGTGATCGTCAGCTGGACCGTGCTGGAGATCGTTCAGCTCGGGAAGCGTTGGCGTCGAGGTCGGCGCGGGAGGTGGGGGGACCATGGCGGTCGGGGCGCGTCGTCATCCTACGAAGAGAGGAAGCGAGCAGCTCGCCGGTGGGCTCGAATTTCTGCGGTGTGCGCTATGGCGGGTGCGCTGGGTCACGTAGCATTCTAGGAATGCTGCGAGCACTCTGGGCGCCGGCGCTGCTCGGCATCGTCGTCGTCGCGTGTTCGGCGAGCACGAACGCGGATCCGGCCGGGGACGATGGCGACGGTAGCGCCAGCAGCGGCAACGCGCCGGTGACGCCGGGCGCGTCGTGTTCGAACGGGAAGAAGGACGGGGAAGAGACCGGCGTCGACTGCGGCGGGGCGTGCGCGACGCGCTGCGCGGCGCTCGTCGGGTGCAGGGGCGACGGCGACTGCGGCGACGAGCTCGTCTGCGTGAAAGACGTGTGCGTCGCCGCGACGTCGAACGACAAGGTGCAGAACGGCACCGAGACCGACGTCGACTGCGGCGGGCCGACCGCGCCGCCGTGCGAGACGAACAAGAAGTGCAAGGCCGGCAAGGACTGCCGCGACGGGATCTGCGCCGACGACGCGTGCGCCGCGCCGGGACCCGACGACGGGGTGAAGAACGGCGACGAGACCGACGTCGACTGCGGCGGCGCCGTCGCGGCCGCGTGCGTCGCCGGGAAGGGCTGCGCGAAGGGGAGCGACTGCACGAGCAAGATCTGCAAGGACGACGTCTGCCAGGCGGGGCTGGCCGACGACGGGGTGAAGAACGGCGACGAGACCGACGTCGACTGCGGTGGCGGCACCGCGCCCGCGTGCGACGCGAACAAGGCGTGCGTCGAGGGCGCGCGCGACTGCAAGAGCAAGGTCTGCAAGGCCGGCGTCTGCCAGGAGCCGAAGGGCGACGACGGGGTGAAGAACGGCGACGAGACCGACGTCGACTGCGGCGGCGCCGGCGCCGGGACCCCGCGCTGCGCGGCGGGGCTGGGCTGCGCCGTCCATACCGACTGCGCGTCCAACGGCTGCGCCTTCGACAAGAAGTGCGCGGCCGGCCGTAGCTGCACCCTCCAGCACGGCGGCGTCACCTGCGGCGTGGGTGAGGTCGGCGCGGCCGGCGCCAACCACGAGAGCTGCTGCGCGCGGGCGCCGATCGTGGACACGGCGGCGCGCATCGACAAGTACCACGTCACCGCAGGACGGATGCGCGCGTTCATCGAGCGGACGAACGGCAACGTGCGCGCGTTCGCGAAGACGACGGCGGGCTGGAACGCGAGCTGGGACGCGCTCGTTCCGGCGAGCGTCGAAGAGGCGAACCGGATGCTCGGCTCTTATTGGGTCGGCGCGCCGAACGACGCGAACCCCAACAACCAGTCGAAGCGCTCCTGCGCGCCGGGATCCTTCGGCGGTCACACCTACTTCACGCCGCGGAGCGGGGACGACTTCAGCGACTTCACGCAAGAGCAGCTCGACGTGAAGGCGCTCAACTGCGTCGGCTGGCACCTCGCGCGCGCGTTCTGCTCGTGGGAGGGCGGCGCGCTCCCGACGCTCGCGCAGCTCACGAACGCATATACCAACAAAGGTACGACGACCCATCCGTGGGGCAGCGGCCCCTACAGCGCCGATCAGCAGGACTCGCGCCTCAATCACAGGTTCAACTACGGATTCCCGAACGTCGCCGGGCGGCGTCTCCTCGCCGGCGGCGACGCCGCCGACATCGCGTGGCACGTCTCTCCTCCCGGCCGTTTCCCCACCGGCAGGAACCTGCAGGGGGTCGAGATCGCCGGCAACCTGCTGCATTGGGCCTCCGACACCGAATACAACTTCATTTATACGAGCTCGTGGGAGGCGCACGGCACCTCGCTCCTCAATCGGAGCTGGCGTACGAACTGGCCCGACGAGCCCAATGGCTATTACGCCATCGGATTTCGCTGCGTTTATTGAGTTATGCGATTTTTCGAGGCCATCCACGACGTGTACTTCGATGATCTGGACGCGCTCCAGATCCTCCACAATGCCAAGTACCTGCTCCTGTTCGAGCGGACGATCGGGGCCTTCTGGGCGCGGACGATGGGATGGGACCGCGTCCTCGATCAGACGAAGAACCCCGATCGCGTGCACCTCGTCCGCGCGAACAACGTCGAATACCTGCGACCCGTGAGCGAGCTCGGTCAGGTCCGCGTGCGCATCTGGATCGAGAAGCTCGGACGCACCAGCCTCACGTTCGCGATGCGCATCCTCCCGATGGAGGAGGACGTCGACCACGCGCGCGGCACCCGCGTCCTCGTCTCGGTCGATCCCGCGACGCGCCGGCCCGCGCCCTGGAGCGACGAGCTCCGTGCCCGCGTCGCGCCGTACGTCGCGGCCGGAGAAGCGGGGTAACGTGGCCATGTTGCGTCGCATCGCCGGTATCGTCGCGTTCGCGAGCGCGGCCTGCGCTTGTCAGCTCGTCGTCTCGCTCGACGGCCTCAGCGACGGCGATCGCGCGAGCTCGGCGGAAGAAGGTGGAGCGCCCGACGCCGAGGCGCTCCCGCGCGACGGCGAGAGCGATGGCGAGAGCGAGAGCGGTGGTGAGGGTGGCGTCGCGCCGCTGCCGGTCGATGCCACGCCGCTTCGACGGAGCGGATCGCCGAGCGAGCCGGCGATCGCCTTCGTGGTCGACGGACGCGTGTCGTTCGGGTTCACCGCGAAGCGGTCGTGGCAGCTCGTCTCGTGGCATGACCTCAGCGTGGAAGGAGGGGCCGCGTTCGACCTCGGCTACGAGCCGATCGCGATCAGCGAGCCGATCCAGGTCGGGTACGACGGCTTGTCGTACGGCACCCAGCGCTCCGAGGGCGGGACCGTCGAGATCGTGGAGGAGAACGCCGCGCGCGCGATCCTGAAGACCACGTTCGCGCACCGGCCGCCGCACGGCTCGGTGCACACCGCGACGACGACGTACGCGATCTATGCCGACGGGCGCATCGTCGAGGCGACCGCCTACGTGAAGACGAGCGGGGACCTGCCGAAGGTCGGCTTCTTCGAGTTCGGGCACACGAACGTGACGACGGAGACGCAATGGGACATCGCTACCGTGCTCGGCGGGGCCGGCTTCGAGCTCGTACGGACGGGCTCGCCGACGGCGCTCGTCGCCGCGACGCACGAAAAGGAGCGCGGGATCAGCGACGACGATCCGAAGCGGAATCGATTCTGGATTTACGAAGGGCAGCCTCTTTATAGTGGGCAGTTCTCCGCGTCGTGGGAATATCGGTTTTACGGAGCGTCGAGCCGGGTGCAGCGCGAGGCGTGGGTGCGCTCGGTCGGCGTCGCGATCGCGAGCCCCGCCTACGACAAGACGAACGGCGCCTGGGTCGTGGACGCGAAGGGGGCGAGCACCGCGTCGTTCGAGCTCCCGTCCGGCGCGGCGGCGAAGGTGATCGCGGCGCGCAGCGGGACACGCATCGTCGTCCTGTACTCGGGTAGCATCGCCGCCGGCGCGGACGCGACCGCGCGCACGATCCATTTCTCCGCCCCATGAAGCGTCTCCTGATCTCGGCCGTCCTCGTCGCCTCCTGCGGGCACGAGGCGCCGCCGCCGCCCGTCGCCGTCGCCTCCGATCTCGTCGTGCCGCCGCTCGGCGTGAAGCCGGAGGCGCCGCGCCCCGCACCCGATCCCGACGCGCCGATCTGCACTGCGCGGCTCGTGGCCGGAGCGGTCAAGAAGTCGTCGTTCGGCTGCTACCTCGACCAGAGCGTCGAGGGCGGCGGGACGCTTCGGTACCCGTGCAGCGGCGACGGCGATGCCCACGCCGTCTTCGGCGCGCTCCGCTACGAGGGCAGCGTGTCGAACGGTGAGCTCGCGCTCGAGGCGAAGACGGAGCTCGACTACGACGGCGACGGCTGCCGCTGGGGGACGACGGGGACGATCGCGGGAGCGGTCCCGCGCGACGTGCGGGGCAAGCTCGAGTGGCGGTACGTGGACTATGTGCTCCGCGGTCAGGGCTGCTCCGGCGCGTGCACCGCGTCCGCGTCACTCTCCGTTCACGAGTGAGACGGGAGTGACGAAGTGCAATTGCGCCACAGCTGAGACCGGCGCGTGAGATCGCTGGAATCGCGTGGGTTCGTGCGGTCGAGGTCGTCGCGCGAGCGGGGCTCATCGCTTGCACACACGCGTCACCATGAAAGCCAAACGACAGACCGCCACGCGCGTCGATGACGGCAACGCTTTCCTCCCCGACATCGCGGACGACGCTTCGCCGGGCGTGACCGCGAAGGCCGCCGACGCCGAGTTCTTCGGTGAGGAGTACATCGGGTCCGCGACGACCGGGGAGTCGGTGTCCGAGTCCGCCCGCGACGAGGTCGTCGACGAGGAGGAAGGTGGACCGTTCCTCGTCCTCTCCGACGACGGAAGTCTCCCCGTCGACGAAGAAGGCGACGTCCAGGACGAAGGACACGAACCCGTCCAACAAGCCCAAAGCGTCCGCGGCGCAAAATGGATGGCCCGCGGCGCCTAATCCACCCCACCCCGCGCCCATCGAGCCCGAGCCCCAGAAGCGGCCGCGAAAGCGGGCGCGCAGCGCCCCGAGCGCTCCACCCCAGACACGGCCCTCGCGCGGGTGTCGGGGGCAAAGCCCCCGACGTTGAGTAAGAACTGGCGCGCTCGCAGTGGGGCGCGCGACGATGGGCTGCTGCCCGTATGTCGTCGTCGGAGAAGAAAGAGTCGAAGAAGGACGCTCCCGAGTTGGCCGAGGTCGAGCGCGCGCTCTCGATCTTGCATGGACGCCACCCGGAGCACGAGCGCGTGCGGCGCGAGGGCGAAGAGCAGAAGGCCGCGCGTGCGCGTGAGCACGAGGTCGAGCACCGCGCCGTCGCGAGGCGCATCTTGCGGCGGCGGTTGCGGCTCGGCGCGGTGGCGGTCGTGATCCTCGGCGCGCTCGGCGTCATCGCCGGGAGCCTGATCCGCGAGACCAACCGCACGAAGGCCCTCGACGCCGCGGCGGCGCCGTTCGCCGCGCTCGGGTTCACCGTCGTCGAGACGTCGGCGCGCGGCGATCCGACCAAGCTCGCCGCGAGCGTCGAGACGGGGTGCATCGTCGCCACCTCCGTCACGCCGTCGTCGAAGCTGAAGCTCGCGCATCCTGGCGGCGTCATCGAAGGGAGCGCGCCGATCGTCACCTGCCTCTGCGAGCCCGCGAGCGTGACGATCACGAGCGACAGGGCCGCGCAAGGGATGGTGCTCCTCCGCGTCGACGCGAGCGCGATCGGCGGGTCGCGCGCGTATCCCTTCTTGCCGTTCTCTCCCGGGACCACGGCGACGATCGACACCGCGTG from Labilithrix sp. encodes:
- a CDS encoding helix-turn-helix transcriptional regulator; this translates as MARTRGEDVLQKVAANLRSLRQRRGLTQAALAEIADMELRQLQRAESGRMDFGLVTLDILARALEVSPGRFFRKAALPEPRRGRPPKKKTRAATATRIKRG
- a CDS encoding recombinase family protein is translated as MKTINHPRKQAGDPAIGVALMRVSTDEQHLGPEAQRAAISSWATREGVNVIAWHLEAGVSGATPLEQRTILLRAIDDLKMHRAGHLVIAKRDRIGRDVVIVAAIERLVERCGARVSAADGTSAANGPEGLLLRGIIDVFAQYERLLIASRTRAALAAKRARGERAGAVPFGFALADDRRTLVDCPKERHVIEYVRRRRSDGVSLRAIVAECELKGFTSRTGRPFALRQVAVMAREAR
- a CDS encoding ribbon-helix-helix protein, CopG family; translated protein: MTAKIDVPDSAAYSGTPMAAKKKAAKFSEMIAIRVLPEDYERLDVLAERLPFVSRHALARAALKIGLSALEDDPKRLLDEEMVTTPARKRAPMGRGRG
- a CDS encoding acyl-CoA thioesterase, which gives rise to MRFFEAIHDVYFDDLDALQILHNAKYLLLFERTIGAFWARTMGWDRVLDQTKNPDRVHLVRANNVEYLRPVSELGQVRVRIWIEKLGRTSLTFAMRILPMEEDVDHARGTRVLVSVDPATRRPAPWSDELRARVAPYVAAGEAG